The Fervidibacillus albus genome contains a region encoding:
- a CDS encoding bifunctional metallophosphatase/5'-nucleotidase, translating to MENIYIYHTNDLHSHFQKWPRIQAEVLRRREMHENRGETMFLFDIGDHIDRFHPFTEATRGKGNVDLLNDSKYDAVTIGNNEGITLSKEELMSLYGGAKFDCIVANIFNEDGTRPDWAEPFKIYETHNRTKIGVIGVTIPYTNFYGPLRWKATDPFETLKHWIPIVANEVDILIVLSHLGLSDDERIANEFPVVDVVLGAHTHHVLEKGKEMNRSLLACTGKYGDHLGIVKLTYDRKKHHFFKKEAKLIRTEDLPIVDDEKGFDERLFQQGKNMLQNPVARLPERLESNWFQETKLNRLLCEGLTEWCRADCSFLNAGILIDDLPKGIVTEYDIHRICPHPINPCTLRLSGAELKEVLVQTVEEKYTTLKFKGFGFRGEIFGTMIYDQITMDGKGSAMDIKIRGKRLDPEKVYLVATIDMFAFAKFFPQLLRAEKTFFLPEFLRDVLKWKVQSIYPYLKDDGEDGTVSHRYEH from the coding sequence ATGGAAAACATTTATATTTACCATACGAATGATTTACATAGTCATTTTCAAAAATGGCCACGCATTCAAGCGGAAGTATTACGAAGAAGAGAGATGCATGAAAATCGGGGAGAGACGATGTTTCTTTTTGATATCGGTGACCATATAGATCGATTCCATCCTTTTACGGAGGCGACCCGTGGAAAGGGAAATGTTGACTTACTGAACGATAGTAAATACGATGCCGTCACAATCGGTAACAACGAAGGAATTACCCTTTCAAAGGAAGAATTGATGTCATTATATGGCGGAGCTAAATTTGATTGTATTGTGGCCAATATATTTAATGAAGACGGAACGCGGCCGGATTGGGCGGAGCCGTTTAAAATTTATGAAACGCATAATCGTACAAAAATCGGGGTCATCGGTGTAACGATTCCTTATACGAATTTTTACGGTCCCCTTCGTTGGAAAGCCACTGACCCGTTTGAGACTTTGAAACACTGGATTCCAATCGTCGCAAACGAGGTGGATATTCTCATCGTTCTTTCCCATCTCGGTCTGTCCGATGATGAACGAATTGCCAATGAATTTCCAGTGGTGGATGTCGTATTAGGTGCCCATACTCATCATGTGTTGGAAAAAGGAAAGGAAATGAATCGAAGTTTGCTCGCTTGTACGGGAAAATACGGGGATCATTTAGGTATAGTCAAGTTGACGTATGATCGGAAAAAACACCATTTTTTTAAAAAGGAAGCGAAGTTAATAAGGACGGAAGACTTACCTATTGTGGACGATGAGAAAGGATTTGATGAACGATTATTCCAACAGGGAAAGAACATGTTACAAAACCCGGTTGCTCGACTCCCGGAAAGACTCGAGTCGAACTGGTTCCAAGAAACAAAATTAAATCGCCTTTTATGTGAAGGATTAACCGAATGGTGTCGAGCTGACTGTTCATTTTTAAATGCGGGAATTTTAATTGATGATCTGCCAAAGGGAATCGTTACCGAATATGATATCCATCGAATTTGTCCACACCCGATTAATCCGTGTACGTTACGCTTATCGGGAGCGGAGTTAAAGGAAGTGCTCGTCCAAACGGTTGAAGAAAAGTATACGACGTTGAAATTTAAAGGGTTCGGTTTTCGTGGGGAAATATTTGGAACGATGATTTACGATCAAATTACCATGGACGGGAAGGGGTCGGCGATGGATATAAAAATTCGGGGAAAACGTTTGGATCCCGAAAAGGTCTATTTAGTAGCAACGATTGATATGTTTGCCTTTGCCAAATTTTTCCCACAACTTTTACGGGCAGAGAAAACATTCTTTTTGCCGGAATTTCTTCGCGATGTGTTGAAATGGAAAGTTCAATCTATATATCCGTATTTAAAAGATGACGGGGAGGATGGTACGGTTTCCCATCGGTATGAACATTAA
- a CDS encoding YunC family protein: MIDIRPIEIQGKPFIAISVKLPKTNLLTISNENGYIMCGALDVALLNDRLKERNIVAGRAIGVRTIEQLLDAPLESVTVAAERRGIKKGMKGKDALLRM, from the coding sequence ATGATTGACATTCGGCCAATTGAAATTCAAGGGAAACCGTTTATCGCCATCTCTGTGAAACTTCCAAAAACGAATTTATTAACCATTTCCAATGAGAATGGTTATATTATGTGTGGCGCCCTCGATGTCGCTTTATTGAACGACCGATTAAAAGAACGGAACATCGTAGCTGGAAGGGCAATTGGGGTGCGAACAATCGAACAGTTGCTGGATGCACCATTGGAATCGGTGACGGTTGCAGCAGAAAGACGCGGTATTAAGAAAGGAATGAAAGGGAAGGACGCGTTATTACGAATGTAA
- the yunB gene encoding sporulation protein YunB, whose amino-acid sequence MHKIHRRRFRRKKPLPFRYVFLLTIGLFLFASALGLWIVNVAIKPVLIAYAESQSVNIATYVMNRAVKDEIGEGLQLNEITIIKELDESTLYTIDTQKIIELSNNIANRVLNHINAVEEGDFSSTDHIILTDGEIETVEARHGEGIQFNVPFGRITDNALLGSLGPEIPVHFHAIGDIDYDIETVWQEQAINSTSFEIRMKMKVGIQIVIPFMTKMTVIERTIPLATGTIKGDVPQFYSNGSSLTPSFTIPTDSIEKDVEN is encoded by the coding sequence TTGCACAAAATCCATCGGAGACGTTTTCGACGAAAAAAACCGTTACCGTTTCGATATGTGTTTTTGCTTACAATTGGTTTATTTTTATTCGCTTCTGCTCTCGGGTTATGGATCGTTAACGTTGCCATAAAGCCGGTTTTAATCGCCTATGCGGAGTCCCAATCGGTCAATATTGCAACGTATGTGATGAATAGGGCTGTGAAGGATGAAATTGGCGAAGGGTTACAATTGAATGAAATTACGATTATAAAAGAATTGGATGAGTCGACTTTATATACGATCGACACGCAAAAAATAATTGAACTATCGAACAATATTGCGAATCGCGTGTTAAATCATATTAACGCTGTGGAAGAGGGGGATTTTTCTTCCACGGATCATATTATTTTAACGGATGGAGAAATTGAAACGGTTGAAGCAAGGCACGGGGAAGGCATTCAATTTAATGTACCGTTCGGACGGATTACAGATAACGCCCTTTTAGGAAGTTTAGGACCTGAAATTCCTGTCCATTTCCATGCCATTGGAGATATCGATTACGATATTGAAACTGTGTGGCAAGAACAGGCGATCAATAGTACATCCTTTGAAATTCGAATGAAAATGAAAGTAGGCATCCAAATCGTCATTCCGTTTATGACGAAAATGACTGTGATCGAACGAACGATTCCTTTAGCTACTGGAACGATCAAAGGGGATGTTCCGCAATTTTATAGTAATGGTAGTAGTTTAACCCCATCCTTTACGATCCCGACCGATTCGATTGAGAAAGATGTTGAAAACTGA